In one window of Meiothermus sp. DNA:
- a CDS encoding GntR family transcriptional regulator, translating to MTHPPLEPLPLREQAYSRIKQLILDEEFPPNSFLSERGLAERLGMSKTPVRLAIARLEHEGYVRVSPQQGIVVLAPSFEEILDYIDFRLALESFVVKSLAALPSPDRAQALEAQLVEQAQVVHNPKSPLQALVHADMAFHRFLAALLGNRPILQALERQQEVLYRIAMRIFQKYPQRREQSFVEHQTLCRLIAAGQQAEAAALIEQHILRIKSLLVGAEG from the coding sequence ATGACCCACCCCCCCCTCGAGCCCCTTCCTCTGCGCGAGCAGGCCTATTCGCGCATCAAGCAGCTCATCCTGGACGAGGAGTTTCCGCCCAATAGTTTTCTTTCGGAGCGCGGACTGGCTGAGCGCCTGGGCATGAGCAAGACCCCGGTTCGGCTGGCTATTGCTAGGCTCGAACACGAGGGGTACGTGCGGGTCTCTCCGCAGCAGGGCATCGTGGTGCTGGCCCCGAGTTTCGAGGAAATTCTGGACTACATCGATTTTCGCCTGGCGCTGGAGAGCTTCGTAGTGAAAAGTCTGGCGGCTTTACCTAGCCCGGATCGAGCCCAAGCCCTGGAAGCCCAGCTTGTCGAACAAGCCCAGGTAGTACACAACCCCAAGAGCCCTCTCCAAGCCCTGGTGCATGCCGACATGGCTTTCCACAGATTTCTGGCCGCTTTGCTGGGTAACCGCCCCATCCTGCAAGCCTTAGAGCGCCAACAAGAAGTGCTCTACCGCATCGCTATGCGCATTTTTCAAAAATACCCCCAGCGACGTGAACAGAGCTTTGTCGAGCACCAGACCCTCTGCCGCCTCATTGCTGCAGGCCAGCAGGCCGAGGCAGCAGCCCTTATCGAGCAACACATTCTGCGAATCAAGTCTTTGCTGGTAGGCGCGGAGGGGTGA
- a CDS encoding cyclase family protein: MCAPCVMGLVEKSLSRRELLGIAAGVAAVAVSSAQAQSQVAGKAFSNVADLTHMVSPSFPMFPGASPMKITEVVTVKKDGYYGNTLEIWEHTGTHMDAPAHFADGGATADTLPVNRLIAPLAVINIKAKADRNPDAEVTADDILAWERSYGRLPNGAFVAMYSGWDSRVNDAKAFVNLDGSNVQHYPGFSPAAAEFLVRERNIVGVGVDTLSLDFGASKDFKSHVTLLGAGKYGLENLANLASVRPNGAMIIVGGPKHKGASGGPSRVMAIW, from the coding sequence ATGTGCGCACCTTGTGTGATGGGCCTGGTAGAAAAAAGCCTCAGCCGTCGTGAGCTTCTTGGAATAGCGGCCGGTGTAGCTGCGGTAGCCGTCAGCAGTGCCCAGGCCCAGAGCCAGGTAGCCGGCAAAGCCTTCAGCAACGTGGCCGACCTGACCCACATGGTCTCGCCCAGCTTCCCCATGTTCCCCGGTGCCAGCCCCATGAAAATCACCGAGGTGGTGACCGTCAAGAAGGATGGCTACTACGGCAACACCCTGGAAATCTGGGAACATACCGGCACCCACATGGACGCCCCCGCTCACTTTGCGGATGGGGGCGCCACTGCCGACACCCTTCCCGTGAACCGCCTGATTGCCCCCCTGGCCGTTATCAACATCAAGGCCAAGGCCGACCGCAACCCCGACGCCGAGGTCACCGCAGACGATATCCTGGCCTGGGAGCGCAGCTATGGTCGGCTGCCCAACGGGGCCTTTGTGGCCATGTACTCGGGCTGGGATAGCCGCGTGAACGATGCCAAAGCTTTTGTCAACCTGGATGGCTCCAATGTACAGCACTATCCCGGTTTCAGCCCTGCCGCCGCAGAGTTTCTGGTACGCGAGCGCAACATCGTGGGCGTGGGGGTAGACACCCTCTCGCTCGACTTTGGCGCTTCCAAGGACTTCAAAAGCCATGTGACCCTGCTGGGCGCGGGCAAGTACGGCCTCGAGAACCTGGCCAACTTAGCCAGCGTGCGCCCCAACGGGGCCATGATTATTGTGGGCGGGCCCAAGCACAAGGGCGCTTCGGGCGGGCCTAGCCGGGTGATGGCGATCTGGTAA
- a CDS encoding NADH-quinone oxidoreductase subunit 15, with protein sequence MSAAHDPHHDEMLYQAWVQVIEWMKQYASEKGVLFTKESDFPDFIYRMERPYELPTTMMAVSLSDERGEPFFFASVSPRHAKLKHVAFRVPGGHIHHHAHWEDGKGLALEGKIPLTREKLYQMADRARSALAR encoded by the coding sequence ATGAGCGCTGCCCACGACCCTCACCACGACGAAATGCTCTACCAGGCCTGGGTACAGGTTATCGAATGGATGAAGCAATACGCCTCAGAAAAAGGTGTGCTGTTCACCAAAGAGTCCGATTTCCCCGACTTCATCTACCGCATGGAGCGCCCCTACGAACTGCCTACCACCATGATGGCGGTCTCGCTTTCGGATGAGCGGGGAGAGCCTTTCTTCTTTGCCTCGGTCTCGCCGCGCCATGCCAAGCTCAAGCATGTGGCCTTCCGGGTTCCGGGGGGTCACATCCACCACCATGCCCACTGGGAAGACGGCAAGGGGCTGGCTCTGGAGGGCAAAATCCCCCTTACCAGGGAAAAGCTCTACCAGATGGCCGACCGGGCCCGAAGCGCGCTGGCCAGGTAA